Genomic segment of Porites lutea chromosome 13, jaPorLute2.1, whole genome shotgun sequence:
ggaccttacgatccggcAACGGCCACGCCGATGAAAACGTTGCTTAAGGTAGACTTTGCactctttcaactttttcacGATTATTCTAGGTCGCCAGGTTACCTGAAAGAAGCTAATGGAAATCAGCCGGTAACTGAAGATACGGAACCGCGTCCGAGTTCATTAAAAGACGGTAAAATTTTTTCGTCTTGCCTTTCCTGTTGTTCATGCCAAATATACtaaaaatttggtcatttcacgtcgtagttgtgcagcgacggcaaagaaatttgtgagaaaaaataaaacagaacaaagcaaaacgaacaaaacaaaacagatcatTTGTTCTGTTAATAAAACCCATTGCTTTTTGGGTATTCCAATTGCCGTCgttttcgtaaggtccctaatagacctctttagcttgtatgttttcttTTCGTTATACAGGTCATGAACATTTACCGAGTTGATTCCGATTGTAAtagcttgttgttgttgctgttgacaTAGCCGAAACACTCTGAAGAGAGCTCACTTCTTAATGGTCTATGATATCAATAAAAGTTCACCTTTGAATACAAGACTTTAACTTTCTCAATATAGTAATTAAATATCGAGGAGCAACGTAACATCCTTTGCAAAGACAACGGAAGAGGAGGGGACAATTATGACGCGCGCAAATATGCAAACTGACTTAACAAACGCCAAAAAGATGAGTTGAGTACCAGAAGTAGTGTTTAGTCTTCCAGCGCTTGCCTTCCCGATTTAGTTGAACGTTGTATGTCTGCTGAACTTCCGCATGGTCTACGGGCAACCTGTCTTTCTGGTACGTAAATAAAAACAATCTTACTAGAAGGGAAGGCATGATTAAAATTAGATGCCACTCAATCAGTAGTCAATATTCTATTTTTCAGTAAATATTCGTTATTTTGGACGTTTGTCTGCGTAGCAAGCGGTTTTTTTAAATGCGTTTTCTGTTTGTGGGTCGTTTGGTCAAAAGGCGTGCGAAAGCGCTGGTATAGAGGCAGAGATTTCGGTCGGtgcggttttttttctcttcttccccAGATGAAAAAGTGACATCAACATTAGTCCACCAGCAAGACTCCCTCAAACAAAAGGAACCCCAAGACATTTGACTGTTTAATGTGATTAGGGTTCGGGAAGACGGTGATTGGTTATACAGGTGCAAGACTCCATATGGGAGGGGTAAGGAACTTTAAAACAATGACTCTAGGGGTAACACAATTACTGGTGACCCAGTAGTTTTATTGTGGCCCATACTGATAAAGACAGAAACAACAGGCATTTGAAAATAAACATAGCAAGGTTAGGAACCTCAACTGCTCAGTGGAAaaccaggggtcaatttaaattgtaatttgcaAGTGCATCTATTGTTTTCGGACGCTAAAACAATGGctgcacttgtaaattacacttgtaaaagtttgaccccagttggctatttactccggactaccaagaacaaatccaacCAGCGATAATAAGGGGGATAATAAGTCTAAGCTGAATTTGAAAATATTGTGTACAAGATAGATCCAACAGAGTCTGGGTGTCCTGTGGACATGTGATTTGACCAGCGATAACCCTCGCAGGCTCATCTGGCACTGAATCTGAAATAAATATGGCCGGGAAACCGACGAAAGAAGGTGAGAAGATCATTGATTTTCGTCAATATCAGTGTATTTATCATCTCTGTTTGATACCGtttgaaattcattttgttttacttatcGTTTCTCCGTTTCGTGCTGAAACCAGCAGCTCTAGTTGAATCACTGAAGCTTATTTTATAATTGATTCCAAACAGctcattagagcggttttcacttgactgtcgtaaaaccaaaaccaaagtaaatacactagccaaccaaagggcgtagtaaaaccaaaaccaaaaccaaaaccaattactttcgacagtcaagtgaaaaccgctctattaatCGATTCATTAACCTtacttttgtgaaaaaaaaatggttaaaacattcagttttgattttttttgtcaagacGAAGCTGACGAAGCGTAAAGTCTTCGTCAACCTTTTCAATTTTAGAAAGTGCTGAAAAATTTTGCTGTGATCATAATATTAATCTGGTAAATATTTTCCTCTTGATGGGGTGAGCAAACATGTTCACTCTCAAATAGTTAAATATAAACCACTTCTTAAGTCATGAGCCTTTTATTTGAAGTTATACAATAGTTATTGTAGGTACTTTGTGACAGGTTATAAAATACTGCTGTCTCTGCAATTTCATGTACCAGTCATGTAGACAAGATTTTCTAAAAGGCACCAGCACAAGACATCAGACAAATAGACTAGTAATCACTGCCATTCTTCTAAGGTTTTTATTTAGGGTGGATCAATTTATAGCATACCCAAATCATGGTCATCACATTTACCTATACTAGCATTTTTCCACTGCCTTAATaaagctcaaaattaaaaataattgtaacaataataaaaaccaGCAGCAGGTAAATGGGCTCAACCTCGGTGTAACAATTTGTAAAACTCATGAGTGGCGTAAAGGAATggaaacaaagaagtcaacacaatagaaCCTAGGAATACAAAAGGtgccaaacaaagaaaaattcacaggttcttacaccgaggtaaaccgGGCATATGTGAAGTCTTTACCCCCAGACTTCTGTAAAATAAGTCCACTACAAACAGATTGACAATGATCTTCCCCATAGACAAAAACAATTTATATTTAAGAAACCTTACATATAAGCTTACTGCCACAGTAACTTCTTAGTCTAAAATAAATTTCACTCACAAACGTTCTTATATTGCTAACAACCTGACCTAACAACCACGACGCATAAATAAACATTTACTGCCATGTATAAACACAATCTTAAATTTGAATATCAGCTTTCTTTGGGTCCCCACAAAGCCCAGTGTCTACTTTGTCTTGAAACAATGTTCATGCTTGAACACTTTTCATGGCTGAAACCATTTCATTCATACTTGAAATTAGGCCATCTCTGAAATTTTATTTAATGCATTCACAAAATTATTTTGGAATATAATTATTTGCAACATGAGTTACTGTTTCATTGGCTCAGAacccttttttaattttttctctctgttttccCCTTTCAACCAAGAATAACTAAAgatagtttttgaaaatgataaacaatacaaaaagTTGACTATTAAGTGGAGATGCAGTCACAGTGTGTGTTCCTCaaataatgtcaaaaataattaatttaaacaaacatAACGAAAAGAAATCGTTACTCGCTAGGGACAAATGTACAAACGTGCAGTGGAATTGAAGTTGGGACTACCAAGATCAAATCCAGCTGCTGTTTGCTGTTTGATTAGTCATCGAGGCCTCTGGATTGCAAGTTCAGCCCATGTCTAGAGTGAATGATAGGATCTTGTAAGGTGGTGCTAACTTTTCAGTCCTTGGACAAAGTTCTTCAGTGTAGCCATTCAAAGTAATTAATGAAACCTGTTTGGCATTACATTTTACATGTAATATTTGTTTTGTagaattttatatatatatatataaaaaacaaaattggacAATTTGTTGAATTAGTcatgaaatccagagtttcttcacttcttacttaATTCCACAGTTCTAAAAGGCGTGGAAGTAGTGAATTGTCTGACAAAGTGGGAATCGATattgtcacacttttccccagtcacgAACCCCATGTAATTCTGTAATGAGTTCTGCACTTCTCAAAGGTATGAAAGTGTGGAATAGCCTGACCAAGTCAGGACAATATCGCACTTTAATTCCCCAGTCATGAAACTCTtttcattctttacttagttctacacttcttaGAGGTGTGGGAGGGTAGAATAGTCTGAAAAAGTCGGGATAATGTCGCAGGTTTTCCCTGTTCCGAACCCTTTTTCATTCTTTAcctagttctacacttctcagaggacGTGCAAGTGTGGAATTGTCtgacgaaaaaaaaagtcaggataatgtcacacttttccccagtccggaaccccttgtcattctttagtTAGATCTACACGTCTCAGAGGTGCGCAAGGGTGGTAAAGTCTggcaaagtcaggataatgtcacacttctcCCCAAGTCACGAACCCCTTATTATTCTTTACTTAGCTCTACAGTTTTCAGAGGTGTGGAAgcgtggaaaagtctgacaaagtcaggatgtTGTGACACTTTTCCCCATTCACGAACCCCTTGCCATTCTTTACTTACTTTTACAGTTCTCAACAACACCCACACAACTGTCTGAAAGACAAGGTTATTTACATTAACAGACGTACATGTACGATATTTTGTTTCACCGCAGCATATTGATGTTTCACATCTTTACACCTACAAgaatcctgactttgtcagacgtTGCCACGCTTCCACATCTCGGAGAAGtatagaactaagtaaagaatgagtAACAGGGGAAGAGTGCGATATTATCCGGACTTCAATTCAGACTATTCCACCCTTCCACACCTCAGAGAAGTGTAGGACTTGGAACGAGAAAGGAAATTTGGGATCTTCCATACTTCCACACGTCTGAAAAGTGTAGAAGTAAAGCTAAAAAGGGAAAGTTCCTAAAATTCATTTAGACCTCTTGAAAAATTTATCTTCAAAAATTAGGGGTGGTCCACAGGGGTAGTCCATGGACCTGGTCCACGAAGGGGTCCATGGACTAGGTCTCGAGAGGTGGTTCATGGACCGTGGGTTTCATGTCCAAACAGCTCCGATAATCAAACATTAAAACCTTTTCCGACCGTATGTGCTCCCTATTATAAAAATTCTAAGCAAACGTCAAGGTCAAGAGCTGGGAATTTCctctttgcttttataaaactaAATTTGCAAATTATGGGATAGGTTGGCATatccagaaagaacaagatgaaaaatgtccACTTGCTATAAATCAGCCCGTTAGTGCAAATTTGGTGCGGAAATATATAAAACCGTTATGACTCCTCATAAATCCTTTAAAATAGGCCTGGATCGTATTTATAGGCGTTACAATCCAGGCCAAAATATAAAACGATTGTATGGGGCCATCGGAGCTTAACGGTGGTTATATTTCCCCACCAATTTGCACTAACGGGCTGATTTATAGAAAGTGGACAatcttcatcttgttctttctggatATGCCAATCTATCCCATGCTTTCtcaaatttcagtttttgtgaCGACACTCTTATCTTGTCCGTTGACCCAGATTATGTCAGCTCCAGCTCTTAGGCTGAATGGAAATTGTGTGGAGACGGAAGACTCAAAACCCCAAAGTAACAGTTACAAAATCTGGGTCACTTGAGTTTCCCAAGCTTACCAGTAAGCGCCCCTGAGCTAAACGGATCATTGTGTTTTTCcttcatatttttttcccacACAAAATTTCTTCAGTTATCTAAGATTTAAAACCGACACACAATACAGAGAAAACATTTCGGCGAAAACAGCAACACGCTGTAATAATTATGCTAAATCCACACGCGACGATGGTTGTTAAACGTGCCCCAGTATTTAATATTCTCGAAGGTAGATACCCcatgaaaacataaaaacaagTTTATCgtttttaatgattttaaatacacaAACGCCTTTAGCATAAGCGTTAAAGTCAGTAAAACCTTTGGCAAGGTCTCAATCCTCTCAGTTAATCCCGTTTTTAAGCAGCTTCTCCTACTGGGACTTTTTGGGACTTTTGATATGTTATTAAGGGTACACATCTGAGTCTAAAACAGTTGTATCTTCTGTTGCAATTAGCTGCAGGTTAACctactttttttccacaaaatgacTGATGATTTGAAAGTATCCATTTTAGTCACGACCCATGCCAAACCGTCAGTGTAATAGTAGATAAAATTATCCACGTGCGAACCATCCTTGAAAGTGTATTAATTAATATATAACTCTTCACGTGTTTCGCATCGCATTTCACTGAACGACTTCACTTTAGCATCGGGCCTTAATATCTTGGGGCCTGGAAAAGGCTGGACTTTGTggagaaaacaaaaacgaatgGCAACAATCGGCCGgatttttaaattagcttttttctATAGACAGAAGTATCGACCCTAAGAATCGTAACGTGTCAATTAGCCGTCTTCGAAGTATGGTAAACTCAGTATTGAAACCAGTCTTAACATCATTAGATAAAAGAACTGAATAGCACACCAACTTACTTTAGAAAGTGGCATGGTAGGTGTTGGGAGTTTCGTTAAAGTAGACTGGGCAGCCCGACCCTCAAACGTTAAAGTACGGTCTCTAAAGTTACGTAaaatttgttaatttatttGCAGTGAATTTAGGTTTATTGTTGTAAGTATATTATAAGCATACAATGGATATCTATGCCTTTAGGGTCGGCAAAATCTATGTAGCAGTGTTAATAATGTAATTAGCCAGAAAAGGTGCACTTTCATTACGTAAATTTGATTAACCCCGGTAAAAACTAGCAATAGTCTTTGAGAGTCATTGTAATAAAACACTCTTGTTGTGATAAATTGATCACCGCTAAGACCTCTCCTGTACTCTCTGAATATGGAAAGAGAATAACAATTACAGCTATCTGTATGTGAAAATATGAGCCCGATACGAACAGTTTCGAAGGAATTATCTTCCATATATTCGAAACTTTACGATGAATGTAAGAGCTCATTAACGCTTTTGGCATCCAGCGATTTTGCAATTTTCGATAACggctatttcctttgttatttcttgcaaagagctaaaaattgctcaaattaTCCAGCCCTTTTACCTTTTGAATTAAAGTTGTACCCGCGGTGACGTCTTAATTCTATGGGTTTATTCCAACGCAAATGagtaaaactgtaaacaatTAGGTCGCCAAAGATATGCCTATTCTCATCTCTTCTGTCACAATGAATTATTCACAACTTTAACGGAAAAATTAACAATTCAAAACtagaattaaacaaaaaaatatatccaaAGTATATCATTTTTTTTGGCGTTAGATTATTAATGTGTTTATGAATCTGATTTTGCCTCTGTAACTTTAGTGTAATCTTTCCACACAAAATGCAGCTCGGAATCGGAATCTTTCTCAACAGCTGTTATTTGCTGTTTGGAATACAGCAGGCAGTTGCCCTTGGCTTTCTTACACCAACTTCCTTGCACGGGTTTACAAATCACAAAGGCTTGGCAAAAGGCATCTTTTTCACAAAAGGAAGCACACTGTGTACTATTAGAGGCCTGATATTCGCCTCGACGTGGCTGATTTGCTTTGACTTTGAGctgagacaaaataaaatttttcctttctctttgcAGTCTCGGTAGAAAGACCACAGTTTTGGACCATTTGGAATCATCTGTTATTACTTGTAGCTTTCCTTTAGAATCAAGTAGCTTGCACCCTCTCCACGCAATCATTTTCCAAAGCTCACCTTTGAATAGCTGAATTGCTACACAATCCTCCTCCAGGAGGCAAATAGCTCTACAATCAGTCTCATCTACTTCCCGCAAAAGCCTATagcctgaaagaaaaaaggccattttttgAAACAGAGAAGTTCACATAGCAAAGTTTTACTGGCGCCAGTTTTGTTCACACATTATCAGATGAGACTTGAACAATTATGGAAACGTAATTCTTGTCTGTAAAGGGAGCAAAATAATCCATAATCGCCAAGCCTCATATATGCCTGTTTTGGGTGGGGTATTATCGAGTCGTTATGATGTAGTAGCTTTGACCTTAGAGTAGTAGTATGATGTAAAAGTTTAGACCTTTagatatttttaagaaaatccAATAACATTTACCAAATTGGCGTACTCCGACACCTTGCAGGGAAGTTCCTAGATGGATACTGTCCTCGCAGGAATCTACCAGTCCCTGGTCTTTCAAAGCCTGGCAGTAATTCGTGGATGCATTAATCAGCTTCTCTCTCACAACACCTATGTTAACTCCAGGAAGATGCTTGGAATATCTCTTAGTAAACAGGTTGTGGATGGCGGACAGGGAGTATGTTATTGGCACCGGATTCTCCTGGACAGAGGAAGCCCATGTCAAGGCGTCACCGTTACTGGGAGGGGCTGCGCCCACAGTGATGGTGCTTGTTTGCACTGACTTCTGAAAATTGGAGGCTGCAGATCTTTGTTCTTTATCCATTGAAAATCCCCCTCCAACACTAAAGGCCCCTGAATAGCTGGCTTGTGCCTCAACGCTTACTTTCTTGCTTCTAAGCTCTTCATATTTTGTTTGACTGACTTTGTGGTTTTTCGTAAATCTTGCTCCGAATGTTACCTCCGTCAAGAAATGAGTTCCGTAGTATTTAATGAACTGAATAACATCATCTTTGTTGGCATCTGGTTTAGCAAGTGTCTTTGCCCAGCGCACAAAACCTGGTTGAAATGACGGTGGATCGGTGACGTCCATTTTGCTGAAGTAATAGCGGCACTGTGCTTGGGAAATTATGTACAAGAACTCTCCAGACGACATTTGTGCCACGGATTCTTTGTAGCTTGCACTTGCAGAAAACTTAAAGCCCCATCCACCGCCTATGGTAAAAGCAAACAGCCTGTTAGTTCTAACAGTTAATCATTTTACTACAGAGTGATTTCTGACACGCTCATCGGTGGACAGAGCAATTTTTAAGGTAAGGTTAcgtatataatatatagatttagccaaggctaaaagcgaagctctcgataatatttatagtttgctcaaacataATATAAAATCAtataatgctaagcggcgaaggcaacgagaacggtgaaaaaaacaacaataggtctaattagcaaaaaagcaactttgcacgtgcagcacacttttttgtacatttctttgccgttgttttgcacgactaaaaactgaaacttccagaaacttcctggttacacgttttatggaggaaatgtcgtacgtgttcttgttcacttttttttcattatcgCTCATTTTCACTCTGGTGGCCGCTAGCGTTTCTCACTTTCTAACCGCCGCTgcaaaatttcatgttgttccTCCAACAAAAATGCCCCATTAGTTTCTTCTATCTCGCTCcagctctttttctcgttgagcttcgctggcctgtcgccttactttctctttttctctgtctttctctttctctattttccaaatttgtggacatgacaattaatctaaacttaatactttagacaacacggatacaaaAACgttttccgctttccgttttcgtctttattgactcctTAGATGTCTTTGgttcacaagacgcgggtggtCATACACTTTCTTGCCAAAATAACCTGACATTTggcatcggcttacatgaagtgggTGTACGGACGGTCGGCgttcgtacgctacgtcataaccaaattttcttgcttttataggTTACCAATTTATCGTAGCAATGGGGCTCGGCCACGCGCCGTTCGCGtgcgggagctccgctataatgtGCTTGGTGCTACCGATGCGTGCTGTGATTGATCGTTCCCCATGATTTAGTAGAGTACATAAACACGGATGACTTAATCTGTGATACCAAGGGcaaatctttttctttgtttgttgtttttttttctaaaagaagGAGCTGTTTACAAAGACCGGAAAGAAATACACTCACACGAAAGGTGCTCTTTAGGGACATGCAAATTTTTTAAACTGGAAAATCCTTAAAAAGTCCAGCCTTAAGTGGTAAGTTCTTCGTTTTGCTTTTCTGTTCATTGTATACTACAAATACATTTCATTTTGCCTCGCCTCGGTCAGTAACAGATCATAGAAGAATTCAAAACAACATGTCATAGCATCACTAACATACTTCCGGCATGCGACCCGTGTGCACAGCTATTTTGTTCTTACCATCGTTTGTCGTCATCTGTGTTCTATTACTGAAAAGATGCATTGCAACATGGGTTCtatttcttaaaaatattgtctaagggcctgtttacatggaggtggcggaccccagataggtgaggtaacatgcggcgggtctCCCCACCTAACTCGTAAACGTgagcaaattaaaatgagagattatatggacaggcgggttatcCCACCTTCATGGGGTCCCCCAGCTCCATCCAAACAGGCCCTAAATGTTAGTGAAGTTTTCAGGATATGGGATctttatctgtttattttaGTTAAGGAGCGGTGCTAACCAGCAACAGAAGGTATATATTTTTAAGACCTCAATATTGAAAGTATGTGAAAGAAGGGCTCAacttagtctccttcgcagccgttattagggtcgtcacgcaacgccccTGCCCACtagtggggggggggagcgttgcgtgacgaccctaataacagCTGCCAAGGAGACTAGGCTCAACTTAGCAGAGGTTCAATCTTTAAATCGCTACTTTCAAGAAAAACTTTTCACAATGCTCCGAGGAAAGGAACAACAGAGATGCACATTTATAATGGAAATTGAACTAGAAGGAGTGTAATTCGGTCTGAAGTCATACGTTTGATTTCAAAATTGAACGGGCAATTCGCGCGAATTCCATTTGGAATCACATGATGTGATTTCAGACCTAAATAGACCAATTTTGATATACTGGAATTCATTGTTGGCTGTGAGGATTAGAGGAATGTTTTACAggttaaatttgttttcaggttattttttttttttttaaccaaggtTGATTCTCGATCggttttcaggggcacccaacgagaatatagttcaaaaccacttaaacatagattgttaaacgtattttagtatttaaacggtagatataagcatatttttatcccctaaacatttttcatctgttcggatttcctaactgaaagtctagtgatccgaaaattatagggatcaaaattaccttttcgaaaacatcAGCCAGGAAAGAGGCTCacgaaaattctagatgacctttttagggtaaaaatccgttaaaaatgggcaatttttccatattttagatgttcgaaaatcctaggagcaGCAGGCagccaagaaattttacaaataatgttccgaaaattatagatctcaaatcgtcttccgaacagatattttccgaaaattgacgatGGGTGCCCCTGGGATTTCTTAGTCTCTTCGagctagaagacaaaggaaatggGGAATCAGCCTAGGTtatatcaaaattaatttcagAAATCATATTTGACATgtaacaaatgaaacaaaagaaatcatcccGATTCTTAGCAATGGATACCGATGCTGTTTCGTTAGTTTTATTCCCTCGACCCTCTGAAACaagaatgaatttaaaaacaagttTACAGAGTCACTGTTAAAATATGGGTTAAATCATGGCCAATTGAAAGACCATTCAAGTAATCATTCATggataattatttgaaatatCTTAGAGGAGCACCTTCAACGTTCGCGGTTGCCTCAAGGGACTGTGACATCTCCAGTCTGTTTCGTATAATCTTGGAGGAGAAAGTAGTTTCACAAGACACATCAGGCACAACAACCAAACCTGCTGGAACACTGTAGCGACAGTCAGAAGTCTGCTTTTCAGGAGTGTAGTCTGTTAGGAATATTGGGTGTGTAAAGCCAGGATCATGTCCTGTTGCCAGTGGATACCCCTTTAAAATGTCGTATCCAAAGAGGGCGTAATCAAGATCTGGGAAGGATCTTTTCCAGTGAGCATTTTGACATTCTTGAAGCTGAGAGTCAGACCGCAATCCTTAAGTGGTCATTTGGAAACAACCGTCAAATTGGAGAATTTTTGATTACAGGTTATACAGTTCTAAGGGCATGGGCAGGGGCGGTCAAGAGGGATTTGTCCTATCTTTTCCTCAAGTGGATAACAACCTTAGAAAAGCTTTAAAGCTTGGTGTTgctgaagaaaaggaaaacacatTGTTTGCCCATACCTACTGGCTAAAGTTTTGAGGGAAACTTTACAGCGATTTCTTTTGTCAGAAACTATTGTCTGAATGTCTTGTAATTATCAGTATTAAGTTTAGGGTTTTTAGTATCTGCCCTATATCGGAAATTACCGTTATGCAAGTCAATCGActtaagaagaaagaaaataaaaatttgaggAGAAGGGAAATAACTGAATTGTAGAGGAGCAGGGTGGGGAGTCGAGTAAATAAGTAATTGTGTTTAGTGCTAGAAAAAGCTAGTTTGTCTTCTCCtgattaatatgcacgatttgcgaGTCATGATTCAGTGAAGCGGAACTGAAACGATTTGTTGGACGAAATATAACTTGTATAATTACATTACGGCTTAGTAATTTTGAGTCACATCCGAGTTAGCGCTTATTTCTTCGACTCTATGAATCAACCTCTAAATGCGTTTCTTTGGTTATAGTTAGCCAGTCAAAAACAAAGATATTCATCCACCTAATTATAACTAGAAAATCTGTCAAACTGGAGAAACCCCTAAAAAATAGCACCTAAGCTTATTAATGAGACAAACACATTTgagttaaggtgtttcgatacagtttttcagaggcgataccgatatttttcaatcgccttaaaagtgattttttccttgtccgatcgctataaaatttttaccagtaattggctatggattgacatatgtgaaaatgtagttttaaataaaatcgatattactatgacaacaataaacaaaaaactttgaaattgataaaagccaaattttgtgtgatctagacctgctactgaaaatccaatactaggaacttaaagtttgttgtttagcaaacaatatccgtaagaagtaaaaaattctgtatgtttgaattcgactaaaacgaaaaaatatttcaaaccttaaactttcaatagccgtgataggttatttaataaaaacgttataaatgactcaaattattcttaagtagcataagaatgatgcttaatatcatattttgatgccaGGAAATTTTGGTGCACTTTCGTTCACgcgatcttgaaatctaacccgttttctcaccacctgtataagtgtaacttcattcagaatttggacttttagcgctttcttgtatatctccaaaacgactcgaacgaatttttttaaaatctcttcacataatcttcataatgtatataaaaatgtctgaaactttcattaagattgattcactgcagcaccttgaaatttcaggacaaacttatcctacgaaccggacaaaaatctgcgttacaacattcactgttttgacgttatgctaatttttccaaaataatgcgc
This window contains:
- the LOC140922998 gene encoding uncharacterized protein — protein: MKKQGPAERYIENFKLQEEVGKASRTVEKQERQIEALQSQVGEINEAGRLTKAKNILKRNWKSALIVLLFMTVAVLATIVSVYIPQRYSSFVDESSRNRLLNSLMPFAQGKDGKSFLNFGLRSDSQLQECQNAHWKRSFPDLDYALFGYDILKGYPLATGHDPGFTHPIFLTDYTPEKQTSDCRYSVPAGLVVVPDVSCETTFSSKIIRNRLEMSQSLEATANVEGGGWGFKFSASASYKESVAQMSSGEFLYIISQAQCRYYFSKMDVTDPPSFQPGFVRWAKTLAKPDANKDDVIQFIKYYGTHFLTEVTFGARFTKNHKVSQTKYEELRSKKVSVEAQASYSGAFSVGGGFSMDKEQRSAASNFQKSVQTSTITVGAAPPSNGDALTWASSVQENPVPITYSLSAIHNLFTKRYSKHLPGVNIGVVREKLINASTNYCQALKDQGLVDSCEDSIHLGTSLQGVGVRQFGYRLLREVDETDCRAICLLEEDCVAIQLFKGELWKMIAWRGCKLLDSKGKLQVITDDSKWSKTVVFLPRLQRERKNFILSQLKVKANQPRRGEYQASNSTQCASFCEKDAFCQAFVICKPVQGSWCKKAKGNCLLYSKQQITAVEKDSDSELHFVWKDYTKVTEAKSDS